TAAAACTAAATTATCACTTGCCAATTTTTGCATAATCTTTATTAAATTTTTAACCTTTTCTAAATCAATATGGGGAATATCACAATCATTAAAAACGCCAATATACTTAGATATTAAGCTACCTCCTATACTGCCACTATTTTTTCCTAAAAGAGCTATAGAGCTATCTTTTTGTTTAAAAAATGATATATTATTGTCAATACTGTTGCGCAAAATTTTACCTACAGCAACTATATTTGGCGTTGGATATATGTTACCTTCTATACTGTTTGGTTTATACTCATTTAAATTTTGAGGGAGCGTTTCATTATAAAAACTTACATTTCCGCTAACTATAGGCACATTAAAATAGTCACAACTATCTCTCATACCCTCAATAACTTTAACAAATTGCCACATCACAAACCTATTATCTGGATTTCCAAAATTAAGACAATTGGTTATACCAACCGGCTCTGAACCGGCCACTGAAATATTTAAAAGTGCTTCGCTGACAACATGTTTTGCTCCCTCATAAGGATTTATATAGCACATCCTTCCGTTACTATCTGAAGAAATAGCCAGAAAAACATTCTCTACACTCTTTATTCTAACAACTGAAGCATCAGCTCCAGGTAAAACTACTGTATTTGTCCTAACCATATGGTCATATTGCTCATAGATCCACTTTTTAGTGCAAATATTGGGGTCTCTAACTAATCTATCAAATAAATAATAACAATCTATTTCATTCTTTAAATCAACATTATCTGACAACTTGTCTACATAAATCGGTTTAGAAAAATCCTTTGCATAAACTGGTTCATACTTGTCAAGTTCTTTGATAGGTATATCAGCAACAATGTTGCCCCTCCATTTAATTTTCACACTCTTTTCAGGAGTAGCTTTTCCTAGTTCCACAGCATCTAAATCCCACTTATTAAAAATCTCTTTCACCCTATCCAAATTATTATCAGCTACTATAACAAGCATCCTCTCTTGAGACTCAGAAAGCATAATCTCATAAGGGTTCATCCCCTCTTCCCTAAGAGGAACATTATCTAATTCTATTTGGGCACCAATACCACTCTTTAATGCTAGTTCAAATATTGAGCTAGTTAGACCTGCTGCCCCCATATCCTGCAATCCAACTACTAAATCCTTTTCAACTAATTCAATACAGGCCTCTAAAAGTAGTTTTTCAGTAAAGGGATCGCCAATCTGAACATTTATGCGTTTAGATTCACTATCATCATCAAAACTTTTAGATGCCATTGAAGCCCCATGGATCCCATCTCGCCCAGTTTTTGCTCCCACATACAATATTTTATTGCCGATATCACCCAAGCTTGCCTTTTTTATATGTTTTTTATCTACCAAACCAAGAGCAAAAACATTTACTAGAGGATTCTTTGTATATACCTCATCAAAGTTTGTCTCTCCACCTACAACAGGAATACCCATACAGTTACCATAATCTGCTATACCTTCAACCACTTTATCTACTAAATATTTATTATGGCTATCATCTAAAAGACCAAAGCTTAAAGAATCCATTAGTAATTCGGGCCTAGCCCCCATTGCAAAAATATCCCTTAAAATCCCTCCAACCCCCGTAGCCGCACCTTGATAAGGCTCAATGTATGAAGGATGATTATGGCTTTCCACTTTAAAAACTGCACATAAATCATCTTTAATTCTCACAACTCCAGCGTTCTCGCCAGGACCTAAGAGAACATTTTCACCCTTTGTAGGTAATTTTTTCAAATGTATTTTACTACTTTTATAACTACAATGTTCACTCCACAAAGCCGATATCATAGCCATTTCAAGGAAGTTAGGTTTCCTCTTAAGAATTTGATGTATATTATTAAACTCTTCTTCTGTTAAACCTAGCTTTTTTGCTTCCTCTAAAGTTGCATTTATATAATTGTTATTCATTTTTATTTCTAATTAATAAAACCTATATTTTTTAATGCAGATAAGAATATGCCAAGACCATCTGTACTACCAAGCAATGCTTCAGATGCCCTCTCAGGATGGGGCATCATACCCAATATATTTCCCTTTTTATTTATAATACCTGCTATATTACCTATTGAACCATTAGGATTATAAACTTCATCTAATTCACCTTTAGAAGAACAATACTTAAACACAATTCTTCCATTTTTTTCTAATTCAATATATGAATTCTTATCAATAAAATAATTACCATCTTTATGTGCAATAGGTATATGCAATATATTCTTATCAAGATCCTTTACAAAGATATTTTCATGATCAGTAACTTTTATATGTACATATTTACATATAAACTTTAAATTCTTGTTTCTAATAAAGGCCCCAGGCAATAAGCCTGTTTCAACAAGCACTTGAAAACCATTGCAAATACCAATTATATAACCACCCTTTTCGGCATAATTGTAGATTGCCTCCATAATGGGAGATAATTTTGCTATACTACCGCATCTTAAATAATCCCCATAACTAAAACCACCTGGGATTATTAATAAATCAATATCCTTTAAAGAACTATCTTTATGCCATATATAGCTAGTATCTACACCTATTATATGGCTAAAAACATAAAAACAATCCTCGTCACAATTAGAACCAGGGAAGACTATTATACCAACTTTCAAGTTATTCCACTAATTTTTCTATTCTATAATCCTCAATAATAGGATTAATAAGGATTTTATGAACTAATCTTTCTATTTTTCCATCCAATGCTTCAGTTTTATTTTGGATCTTATCTTCAACCTCTATATCATAAATTTTACCAACTCTTACATCGTTAACTTTTAAATCCATATTTAAATGTTTGACCCTGTCTATTGCCGATTTGATTGCTTGCCCCTCAGGGTCTAATACTCCTTTTTTTCGCGTTATAAATACCCTATATTTCATTATAGACCCTGCCTAGCATATATATTTTTTATAAATTGCCAACCCCTATACACATGTTTTTCAACAACTTTTTCAATTTTATTTTTATCCCCATTTTTCAAAGCATTTAATATATCATTATGTTCTTCGATAACCTCATTAATGCGCTCTTTTACATTAAATGATACAGCTGTTGCTCTACTAAACTCAGCTTGTATATCTTTTAGTATCCTAGAAAGCCTTTTGTTACCAGATTTTTCAATAATATAAGAATGAAATCTACTATTTATATCAATTAAACTTGAAATATTTTCTGTGTTCTTTAAGTTAATTAATTTCTCATTGAGTTTATTAAGATAATCTAAATCATCTTCATTGATATGATCTATTGCTAAGCTCATTGCTAATGATTCTAATCTATATTTTAACAGAAATATTTCCTCTATATCTGACACTTTCAATGTAGTTACCTTTGCACCTCTGCGTGGTAATATCTCAACAAACCCTTCTCTCTCTAATATTCTTAAGGCCTCTCTTATAGGTGTTCTGCTAAAGCCCAATTTTTCTGCAATCTCAGTTTCTGTAATCCTTTTGCCAGGCAAATACTCACCTTCTAAAATTTTTTTCCCTATGAGATTGGCAATCTTTTCACTTAATGTTGTATCATCTATATTTTTACTATTTTTATCTATCATAGGTTTTATTGTATACAATCTTATTGATTATTTTGCAATAAAAAATTTATTATATTCAATTATTTATTAAGGTAAAAACAAAGTAACACTATCCTTGTAACTCCTATATACATCCATAGATTGTTCACTGTCAAATAGCAAAAAACTATCTTCATCAACAGGGATGTATTCATAGTTAACATATATTTTATCTATATCACTATTCAACTGTAAATTAGTATACTTTACACTTCGATTTTTTAAGTTGCCAAGATCAATATATTTTGCCAATCTATAAGGCCCATCAATATAAAAATATAGACTTAAATTCTTTAGATAATTACCCGATATGTTCTTTACACCCATAGATACATTAACTTTATCACCTTTTTTATCTGCATTATAATAGATTAACAATATATTACTTTTAGCTGTATATTTATATTGCTCTCTAAGGGTGCTATCTCTTACAAAATTAAAAGATTTACTGCAAGAGGTAAACATTATAATTATAAAAGAAATAATCAAATAATTAATTAAATTTTTCATATAAATTAATAATTATAATTTAATTAAAATTAAATTATATTCAATAAATTATTTTTTCCAGAAAAATGGAAATAGTAGTATAAACACCGTATACAACTCAAGTCTCCCTAAAATCATAAGAAATGATAAAATCCATTTAACATAATCAGGATAAAAACTATAATTTTTTGTTGGTCCTACCAAACCTAAACCAGGCCCTATGTTACCTAATGTGGCTAAAACTGAGGTTAAAGACGTTTTTAAGTCAACACCAGCTGTAGAAATTATAGCAGTAAATAATATCGCAATTATAATATATAAAAAGCAAAAAGCAGAAATTGCATAAACAATGTCTTTTTTTACAGCTATACCATTAATCTTGAAAGCAAAAACCCCCTTTGGATGTATAATAAATTTCATCTCATTTACTGCTTGCCTTAATAATGTAATAATCCTTATTACTTTAATGCCACCACCTGTAGATCCAGATGAGGCACCAATAAACATCAACAAAAAAAGTATACTTTGACTAAAGTAAGGCCAATCTTCATAATTAAAAGAGCTAAATCCTGTAGTTGTCATAATTGTTGCAGCTTGAAAAAAAGCATATCTTAAAGAATCAAAAATATTGTGGTAAGTACTAAAATAAAGATTACAAAATAAAAATATTGAACAGGTAAACAGAATTAACAGATATGCTTTAAACTCAGTGTTAAGTAGAATTTTTTCAAACCTAAATAAGATAAGTCTATAATAAATAGTAAAATTTACGCCCGCTGCTATCATAAAAATAGTAATAATTAATTCAATATAACTAGAATTAAATCCTTCAACACTATTATTTTTTGTTGAAAAACCACCAGTAGCAACCGTTGAAAAGGAATGTGTTATGGAATCAAAAAAATTTAATCCCCCAAGCATTAAAAAGAACACCTCAACAAATGTAATAATTACATAAATAGCCCACAATAACTTAGCTGTATCCTTTATGCGAGGTGTTAATCTATCTACAGTTGGTCCTGGCAGCTCTGCTTTTACTAACTGCAACCCCCCAACACCTAAAATTGGCAAAATTGCAACAGTTAAGACTATTATACCCATACCTCCTATCCAATGAGTCAAAGACCTCCAAAAGAGTATAGATTTTGGCATATCTTCTACATTATTCAGAATAGAGGCACCAGTTGTTGTAAATCCCGATACAGATTCAAAAAAAGCATTACAAAAATTTGATATGCTACCTGATAAAAAATACGGCAATGCCCCAACAATTGACATCAACAACCAACATAAAAAAACCAATAAAAACCCGTCTCTGACCGTTAAATACTCCTCAGAAACATTTCTTAATATAAATAATAAGATCATACTCAAACAAAACATTGATAAAGAAAATAATAAAAAATAATTTAAAAACATATATTCTCTATAATATAATGCAACAAACACAGGCATAGCCATAAATATAGAGAGTACAAAAAGGAGTTTTAATAAAATTTTAAATATTAATCTAGGATGCATATGCTATGAAATTAAATCTTCAATTCTATTTATAGCTTCTCTTTTTGCAAATATC
This Deferribacterota bacterium DNA region includes the following protein-coding sequences:
- a CDS encoding GntR family transcriptional regulator is translated as MIDKNSKNIDDTTLSEKIANLIGKKILEGEYLPGKRITETEIAEKLGFSRTPIREALRILEREGFVEILPRRGAKVTTLKVSDIEEIFLLKYRLESLAMSLAIDHINEDDLDYLNKLNEKLINLKNTENISSLIDINSRFHSYIIEKSGNKRLSRILKDIQAEFSRATAVSFNVKERINEVIEEHNDILNALKNGDKNKIEKVVEKHVYRGWQFIKNIYARQGL
- the purS gene encoding phosphoribosylformylglycinamidine synthase subunit PurS; the protein is MKYRVFITRKKGVLDPEGQAIKSAIDRVKHLNMDLKVNDVRVGKIYDIEVEDKIQNKTEALDGKIERLVHKILINPIIEDYRIEKLVE
- the purQ gene encoding phosphoribosylformylglycinamidine synthase I — encoded protein: MKVGIIVFPGSNCDEDCFYVFSHIIGVDTSYIWHKDSSLKDIDLLIIPGGFSYGDYLRCGSIAKLSPIMEAIYNYAEKGGYIIGICNGFQVLVETGLLPGAFIRNKNLKFICKYVHIKVTDHENIFVKDLDKNILHIPIAHKDGNYFIDKNSYIELEKNGRIVFKYCSSKGELDEVYNPNGSIGNIAGIINKKGNILGMMPHPERASEALLGSTDGLGIFLSALKNIGFIN
- a CDS encoding TrkH family potassium uptake protein, with translation MHPRLIFKILLKLLFVLSIFMAMPVFVALYYREYMFLNYFLLFSLSMFCLSMILLFILRNVSEEYLTVRDGFLLVFLCWLLMSIVGALPYFLSGSISNFCNAFFESVSGFTTTGASILNNVEDMPKSILFWRSLTHWIGGMGIIVLTVAILPILGVGGLQLVKAELPGPTVDRLTPRIKDTAKLLWAIYVIITFVEVFFLMLGGLNFFDSITHSFSTVATGGFSTKNNSVEGFNSSYIELIITIFMIAAGVNFTIYYRLILFRFEKILLNTEFKAYLLILFTCSIFLFCNLYFSTYHNIFDSLRYAFFQAATIMTTTGFSSFNYEDWPYFSQSILFLLMFIGASSGSTGGGIKVIRIITLLRQAVNEMKFIIHPKGVFAFKINGIAVKKDIVYAISAFCFLYIIIAILFTAIISTAGVDLKTSLTSVLATLGNIGPGLGLVGPTKNYSFYPDYVKWILSFLMILGRLELYTVFILLFPFFWKK
- the purL gene encoding phosphoribosylformylglycinamidine synthase subunit PurL encodes the protein MNNNYINATLEEAKKLGLTEEEFNNIHQILKRKPNFLEMAMISALWSEHCSYKSSKIHLKKLPTKGENVLLGPGENAGVVRIKDDLCAVFKVESHNHPSYIEPYQGAATGVGGILRDIFAMGARPELLMDSLSFGLLDDSHNKYLVDKVVEGIADYGNCMGIPVVGGETNFDEVYTKNPLVNVFALGLVDKKHIKKASLGDIGNKILYVGAKTGRDGIHGASMASKSFDDDSESKRINVQIGDPFTEKLLLEACIELVEKDLVVGLQDMGAAGLTSSIFELALKSGIGAQIELDNVPLREEGMNPYEIMLSESQERMLVIVADNNLDRVKEIFNKWDLDAVELGKATPEKSVKIKWRGNIVADIPIKELDKYEPVYAKDFSKPIYVDKLSDNVDLKNEIDCYYLFDRLVRDPNICTKKWIYEQYDHMVRTNTVVLPGADASVVRIKSVENVFLAISSDSNGRMCYINPYEGAKHVVSEALLNISVAGSEPVGITNCLNFGNPDNRFVMWQFVKVIEGMRDSCDYFNVPIVSGNVSFYNETLPQNLNEYKPNSIEGNIYPTPNIVAVGKILRNSIDNNISFFKQKDSSIALLGKNSGSIGGSLISKYIGVFNDCDIPHIDLEKVKNLIKIMQKLASDNLVL